One Misgurnus anguillicaudatus chromosome 20, ASM2758022v2, whole genome shotgun sequence DNA segment encodes these proteins:
- the LOC129412698 gene encoding zinc finger protein 706, whose amino-acid sequence MARGQQKIQSQQKNAKKAAEKKKGQAADQKTAAKAALVHTCPVCRTQMPDPKTFKQHFESKHPKSPMPPELVDVQA is encoded by the exons ATGGCTCGTGGGCAGCAGAAGATACAGTCCCAACAGAAGAACGCAAAGAAAGCAGCCGAGAAGAAGAAAGGTCAAGCAGCAGATCAGAAGACTGCAGCCAAAGCAGCTTTGGTTCACACATGTCCTGTCTGCAGG ACTCAGATGCCAGACCCAAagacatttaaacaacattttgaAAGCAAACACCCAAAGTCTCCTATGCCTCCTGAACTGGTTGATGTACAAGCTTAA